The Virgibacillus phasianinus genome includes a window with the following:
- a CDS encoding YugN family protein — translation MVPIESEIENTITSLYILEELLKPEGFTIGSSWDYDSGYFDYLLDNKDTYYYLRIPFYAVAGSLDYPGVTVRMDKPFLLAHEYKKGNDEDAGVGAIQGAFDQFQSPSNPDGDMPPEYIDMGKDMIRKVEQLIVPS, via the coding sequence ATGGTACCAATCGAGTCTGAAATTGAAAATACGATAACCTCGTTATATATTCTGGAGGAACTGTTAAAACCAGAGGGATTTACCATCGGATCCAGCTGGGATTATGATAGCGGATATTTTGACTATTTGCTTGATAACAAGGATACCTATTATTATTTGCGAATACCGTTTTATGCTGTGGCCGGATCTCTTGATTACCCAGGAGTTACTGTTCGCATGGACAAACCGTTCCTGCTTGCACATGAATATAAAAAGGGAAATGATGAGGATGCTGGCGTGGGAGCTATCCAAGGTGCCTTTGATCAATTTCAATCACCAAGCAACCCTGATGGGGATATGCCACCAGAGTATATTGATATGGGCAAAGATATGATCCGTAAGGTGGAGCAATTAATCGTTCCAAGCTGA
- a CDS encoding M20/M25/M40 family metallo-hydrolase codes for MEQANREFLLELLNTASPSSNEMQIQKKWINYVKEFADEVRTDNAGNAIGVLNPDAPFKVLLAGHCDEIALVINRVDENGFLYFDKMGGINPKAAVGMKATILGYEQTITGVIGVNAQHHGGLKNEFGLEDLFIDCGCKSKEEMEKYVQIGDLAVYKTAPEILMDRYVAGRGLDNRTGSFIVAEVLKRLAAKGCNVGVYAASTVNEETNMGGAYFAAAGIEPTMAIACDVTFATDYPTVDKNKHGDVRLDGGPVLAKGAPINIKINKLLEKTAKNLKMDVQYELTPRATGTDADKMRLTGRGVPVSLVSLPLRYMHSPVETSSLADIDEEIELLVTMIADLSGNESLNPLED; via the coding sequence TTGGAACAAGCTAATCGGGAGTTTTTATTAGAATTGTTGAATACAGCATCACCATCCAGTAATGAAATGCAAATTCAGAAAAAGTGGATAAATTATGTGAAGGAATTTGCCGATGAAGTTCGGACGGACAATGCCGGGAATGCAATAGGAGTGCTTAATCCAGATGCACCGTTTAAAGTGTTGCTTGCTGGACACTGTGACGAAATTGCACTAGTAATAAACCGCGTTGATGAGAATGGATTTTTGTATTTTGATAAAATGGGCGGAATCAATCCTAAAGCAGCGGTTGGTATGAAGGCTACAATTCTCGGGTACGAACAAACAATCACAGGTGTAATTGGGGTGAACGCACAACACCATGGCGGGCTTAAGAACGAATTTGGCTTAGAGGATCTATTTATTGATTGCGGTTGTAAATCAAAAGAGGAAATGGAAAAATACGTGCAAATTGGTGACCTTGCCGTCTATAAAACAGCGCCTGAGATATTAATGGACCGTTATGTTGCAGGCCGCGGATTAGATAACCGGACAGGTTCATTTATTGTTGCCGAGGTATTGAAAAGGTTGGCCGCTAAAGGTTGTAATGTAGGTGTGTATGCTGCAAGCACGGTTAATGAGGAAACAAATATGGGTGGAGCATATTTTGCTGCCGCAGGTATTGAACCGACAATGGCCATCGCCTGTGACGTTACATTTGCGACAGATTATCCAACAGTTGATAAGAATAAACATGGAGATGTTCGCCTGGACGGCGGCCCGGTGCTTGCAAAAGGTGCACCCATCAATATAAAAATAAATAAATTGCTTGAAAAGACCGCAAAGAATTTGAAGATGGATGTACAATATGAATTGACGCCAAGGGCAACAGGTACCGATGCGGATAAGATGAGGTTAACTGGTCGCGGTGTTCCTGTATCATTGGTTTCATTACCGTTACGCTACATGCATTCACCTGTGGAAACATCCAGTTTGGCGGATATTGATGAGGAAATCGAATTACTTGTGACCATGATTGCAGATTTATCTGGTAACGAAAGTTTAAATCCACTGGAAGACTAA
- the yugI gene encoding S1 domain-containing post-transcriptional regulator GSP13 yields the protein MTDKFETGQVLEGKVTGIQPYGAFVALDDETQGLVHISEVTHGYVKDINEHLTVGDEVNVKVLNVDSDKNKVSLSIRATEEAPKKQAKAPRNQPASNQQDNAAGFNTLKDKLEEWIEQSKDREETYKN from the coding sequence ATGACAGACAAGTTTGAGACTGGTCAGGTTTTAGAAGGAAAAGTCACTGGAATTCAACCATATGGTGCATTTGTTGCTTTAGACGATGAAACGCAAGGATTGGTTCATATCTCTGAAGTTACGCACGGGTATGTGAAAGATATTAATGAACATTTAACTGTTGGTGATGAAGTAAATGTTAAAGTATTAAACGTAGATTCTGATAAAAATAAAGTATCATTATCTATTCGAGCAACAGAAGAAGCACCGAAAAAACAAGCTAAAGCACCTAGAAATCAACCTGCAAGCAATCAACAGGATAACGCGGCTGGTTTCAATACGCTTAAAGATAAGCTTGAAGAATGGATTGAACAATCCAAAGACCGCGAAGAAACATACAAGAACTAA
- a CDS encoding thioredoxin family protein, translated as MTLNEWYESGLTPDEYIESMEKHKENLLHIYDNFTVPNDTDFFQTIRAKDLRVLVLTADWCGDAMLNVPILLRIAEQCQMGIALFPRDANLELMDQYLTNGKSRSIPIFVFIDKDGNEVAKWGPRADKIQHFLNDARANLPDERADDYKEKWNEMLLFMTKSFRDNTDFGDEVYESIKKTIAAATVS; from the coding sequence ATGACCTTGAATGAGTGGTATGAATCTGGTTTAACACCTGATGAATATATAGAATCAATGGAAAAACACAAAGAAAATCTATTACATATATATGATAACTTCACTGTTCCTAACGATACTGACTTTTTTCAAACTATCCGCGCCAAGGATTTGCGTGTGCTGGTATTAACAGCTGATTGGTGCGGTGATGCTATGCTGAATGTACCAATCTTACTGCGGATTGCCGAACAATGCCAGATGGGAATCGCATTGTTTCCAAGAGATGCTAATTTGGAACTCATGGATCAATACCTGACAAACGGAAAATCAAGATCAATTCCCATTTTCGTTTTCATTGATAAAGACGGAAATGAAGTAGCAAAATGGGGACCGAGAGCTGATAAAATACAACACTTCCTAAATGATGCACGTGCAAACTTACCCGATGAGCGTGCAGACGACTATAAGGAAAAATGGAATGAAATGTTGCTATTCATGACAAAATCTTTCCGTGACAATACTGATTTTGGGGACGAAGTATACGAAAGCATTAAGAAAACAATTGCAGCAGCTACCGTTTCCTAA
- a CDS encoding potassium channel family protein: MRVEFIKHIYFRLPIILRLLISVFLLMTLFGTVIHFVEPEEFPTIFDGVWWAFVTGATVGYGDYVPLTVTGKAIGILLILSGGGLLTFYITTFSAETIKHENNLSKGMITYKGNDHIIIVGWNERTRQLVNMIRSRDKLIEIVLIDNSLTRLPYQQIPVHFIYGDASEDEILQKANISDAKSVLVTSDTSKKEKHADYHTVLTTVAIRGNNKEIPLVAEVLSDKQMDNAYRAGATIIVRPNDLLSSLLYHELYFTRTTDPIDLITNLLENQQVIKKTLPSDLEEKSFISGVNHFLAGHQLLLGVIRMDEWILNPSPDFLLNSGDTVITISAWND, from the coding sequence ATGCGAGTTGAATTTATTAAACATATTTATTTCAGGCTTCCTATTATATTACGCCTATTAATTTCTGTATTTCTGCTTATGACCTTATTCGGTACAGTGATTCATTTTGTTGAACCAGAAGAATTTCCCACCATTTTTGATGGGGTATGGTGGGCATTTGTAACAGGCGCTACAGTTGGTTATGGCGATTATGTGCCATTGACTGTCACGGGTAAGGCTATTGGTATATTATTGATATTATCTGGCGGAGGACTGCTAACATTTTATATTACAACCTTCTCCGCCGAAACAATTAAACACGAAAATAATTTATCAAAGGGGATGATTACCTACAAAGGAAATGATCATATTATCATTGTAGGCTGGAATGAGCGAACTCGGCAACTTGTTAATATGATCAGATCTAGGGATAAGCTTATTGAAATTGTCCTTATCGATAACAGTCTCACGCGTCTGCCTTATCAGCAAATTCCCGTTCACTTCATCTACGGCGATGCTAGTGAAGATGAAATACTGCAGAAGGCAAATATAAGTGATGCTAAATCAGTCCTGGTCACTTCCGATACATCAAAAAAAGAAAAACACGCAGATTACCATACTGTGTTGACGACTGTAGCTATTAGAGGAAATAACAAAGAGATACCATTGGTTGCCGAAGTCCTCTCTGACAAACAAATGGATAATGCATATCGTGCGGGTGCAACCATCATCGTCAGACCAAATGATTTACTAAGCAGTTTATTGTATCATGAACTATATTTCACTAGAACAACTGACCCAATAGACTTGATAACAAATCTTCTGGAAAATCAGCAGGTCATCAAGAAAACACTTCCTTCCGATTTGGAAGAAAAATCTTTTATTAGCGGGGTAAATCATTTCCTTGCAGGTCATCAACTCCTTCTTGGTGTGATCCGAATGGATGAATGGATATTAAATCCTTCACCAGACTTTTTATTAAATTCCGGTGACACCGTTATCACGATATCAGCTTGGAACGATTAA
- a CDS encoding S8 family peptidase — translation MRRKKQRQIRAFSIIASLLMIFSLLTPGLANAETKGKLYHSVKDSQAVAKEKMSDRLLESFKKDEKETFLIKFKENTETKKIAKEARKTAESANVTAQKAEVIQRSAVVSELKATSLTSQQGVKQYLEKEAERGNVKNIRSYYIVNGMAVTATKEIAEKVASFAEVEKILPNETRQLFTTKTKDAKTPKSEVANVEWNVNRVGAPQVWGMGFDGSGTVIASIDTGVQWDHPALKEKYRGYDAATGEVNHDYSWFDATAGEPEPYDDLGHGTHTIGTMVGSEPDGSNQVGVAPGAKFISVKAFTAAGGTDADLLAAAEWIMAPTDSEGNARVDMAPDVVNNSWGGGPGLNEWYRDVVKNWRAAGIFPEFSAGNTTLTNPGGPGSVANPANYPESFATGATNSDDVVAGFSLRGPSPYDEIKPDISAPGVNIRSSVPGSGYEGGWNGTSMAGPAVAGVVALLHQVDASLTVDELEEILLNTATPLTDDEYPESPNNGYGYGLVNAYAAVNSIVNGLGTLKGQVTKQGEDSEAPAFEHTAPAETYSGMDLDLTVQVTDNISVLSVDLKYKDLNGEWQTVEATRTSGDYKNGEYTATIPGEQIDGDSLTYKWTISDFGDNEVNSEEYTVTVLEGISTGYTEDFEATPVGWTSFGDNNNWEWGVPTSGPGSAASGEKVYATNLDGDYESSQNATLVMPPIDLPEGDAYLQFKQWYDLEKYESGSAYDFGHVFVSTDREEWVQLMEMSGTTTDWESAEVDLSEYSGQRIYIGFNVTSDSSVTEQGLYIDDVALSNTSISSKISLEKKDKKAKDKRKNGLHNNKNKKAKNGLGVIKSNEKAGLKKKVDPDKIQPKLPKKDNPPAHEDVINPTLLPIGAQVSVLESGRSVMTNPEDGTYSLTHAAGEFTVQASTYGFESEQQTVTIEKDGTTEANFTLDEIPEATVSGTITDEKTGEPIEGATLFLTEDANIAPVESDENGNYSLTAYEGTYTLKVIASDYNSKEVEVTIEEDQELNIELEPLYTYPGGEIGYDDGTAENARAFYDAGNGWAVKMSLPEGKESALVTDGVFKFWNEEFPNPGGTEFAVEVWDASGTDGLPGKKIAGPINAEAIRDETAWTVIDLSEHNIMVDGDFYMVYIQTDPNPVTPALATDESSPNAERSYQLVGGAWSQSPANEGNYMIRARVSYEVDAPVITSPGEDTITNEPNITVEGTASPTTTVQLVNNEEEIGTAEVGDDGKFAISTELTEGENVLKAVSLLDGAQTGESAPVAVTLDTEAPAITIDSPQDGDKTNRETVTVEGTVSDANLDFVEVNGRKAEVSDGSYSKRILLDNGENEIEVVAQDSAGNMGSESVTIDVKYNAPVLENVTPTEDKNLQTGQSVKIEFDSEPGLKGTFFVHMPLTNMSVQIANATELPMMEMSDGHYVGYWTVPSGVKADGAVIEVKAVDSFKNETRELAEGKLFINLDEE, via the coding sequence TTGAGAAGAAAGAAACAACGTCAAATCAGAGCTTTCAGTATTATAGCGTCATTGCTCATGATATTTTCACTACTAACACCTGGGCTTGCGAATGCTGAAACAAAAGGTAAGTTGTATCACTCTGTAAAAGATTCCCAAGCTGTTGCAAAAGAAAAGATGAGTGATCGTTTACTGGAAAGTTTTAAGAAAGATGAGAAGGAAACGTTTTTAATCAAGTTTAAAGAAAATACAGAAACGAAGAAGATTGCAAAGGAGGCACGAAAGACAGCTGAATCCGCAAATGTAACTGCACAGAAGGCGGAGGTTATCCAGCGTTCAGCAGTTGTCTCTGAATTAAAGGCAACTTCCCTTACTTCTCAACAAGGTGTAAAACAGTATCTTGAAAAAGAAGCGGAAAGAGGTAATGTAAAAAATATTAGATCGTATTATATTGTAAATGGAATGGCCGTAACGGCAACAAAAGAAATTGCAGAAAAAGTCGCTTCATTTGCAGAAGTGGAAAAGATTCTACCAAATGAAACCCGACAATTATTTACAACTAAAACAAAAGATGCAAAAACACCGAAATCTGAGGTGGCTAACGTCGAATGGAACGTTAACCGTGTTGGAGCACCCCAAGTATGGGGAATGGGTTTTGATGGATCTGGAACGGTTATAGCCAGTATTGATACCGGTGTACAATGGGATCATCCAGCATTAAAAGAAAAATATCGTGGGTACGATGCAGCTACCGGTGAGGTAAATCATGATTACAGTTGGTTTGATGCAACAGCAGGTGAGCCAGAACCATATGACGATTTGGGACATGGTACACATACAATTGGAACAATGGTTGGAAGTGAGCCGGATGGATCAAATCAAGTTGGTGTAGCCCCAGGCGCAAAGTTTATTTCTGTAAAAGCGTTTACGGCAGCTGGCGGAACCGATGCTGATCTGCTTGCTGCTGCAGAATGGATAATGGCACCAACAGATTCAGAGGGAAACGCCCGAGTAGATATGGCACCTGATGTTGTTAACAATTCATGGGGTGGCGGACCAGGACTTAATGAGTGGTACCGTGATGTTGTAAAGAACTGGAGAGCGGCTGGTATTTTTCCGGAATTCTCAGCTGGAAATACGACGCTGACTAATCCAGGTGGTCCAGGGTCTGTTGCGAATCCAGCAAACTATCCGGAGTCATTTGCTACTGGTGCAACCAATAGTGATGATGTTGTTGCTGGCTTTTCATTACGCGGGCCATCGCCATACGATGAAATTAAGCCAGATATTTCAGCACCAGGCGTAAACATTCGTTCATCCGTACCTGGAAGCGGGTATGAAGGTGGGTGGAATGGAACATCAATGGCAGGTCCAGCAGTAGCAGGTGTTGTGGCACTACTACATCAAGTAGATGCTAGCCTAACAGTCGATGAACTGGAAGAAATATTACTGAACACTGCCACACCATTAACTGATGACGAATATCCTGAATCCCCTAATAATGGATATGGATATGGACTTGTCAATGCATATGCAGCAGTTAATTCGATTGTAAATGGACTTGGAACTCTTAAAGGACAGGTTACGAAGCAAGGTGAAGATAGTGAGGCTCCTGCGTTTGAGCACACGGCACCAGCTGAAACTTATAGTGGAATGGATTTAGATTTGACGGTACAAGTTACTGACAATATAAGTGTTTTATCAGTTGACCTAAAATACAAGGATTTGAACGGGGAATGGCAAACAGTTGAAGCCACTCGTACATCCGGTGACTATAAAAATGGTGAATACACAGCAACTATCCCTGGAGAACAAATTGATGGGGATTCACTAACTTACAAATGGACCATCAGTGATTTCGGTGATAATGAAGTGAATAGTGAAGAATACACTGTAACAGTTTTAGAGGGTATTTCTACTGGTTACACCGAAGACTTTGAAGCAACTCCAGTTGGCTGGACTTCTTTCGGAGATAATAACAACTGGGAATGGGGAGTTCCTACATCAGGACCTGGAAGTGCTGCTTCTGGTGAAAAAGTGTACGCAACAAACCTTGATGGTGATTATGAAAGTAGTCAAAATGCGACACTAGTGATGCCGCCAATTGATCTTCCAGAAGGCGATGCCTATTTACAATTTAAACAATGGTATGACTTGGAAAAATATGAATCTGGCAGTGCGTATGATTTCGGGCATGTATTTGTTTCGACAGATCGTGAGGAATGGGTACAGCTCATGGAAATGTCTGGAACAACTACAGATTGGGAAAGCGCAGAAGTAGATTTATCTGAGTATAGTGGTCAGCGGATTTATATTGGTTTCAATGTTACATCCGACTCCAGTGTTACAGAACAGGGATTGTACATTGATGATGTAGCGCTGTCCAATACGTCTATAAGCAGTAAAATATCATTAGAAAAGAAGGATAAAAAAGCTAAGGATAAGAGAAAGAATGGATTACACAATAACAAAAACAAAAAAGCTAAAAATGGTCTTGGCGTAATTAAAAGTAATGAAAAAGCCGGCTTAAAAAAGAAGGTAGATCCGGATAAAATTCAGCCGAAACTACCTAAAAAAGATAATCCTCCTGCTCATGAGGACGTAATTAATCCTACACTACTTCCAATTGGCGCGCAAGTAAGCGTACTGGAAAGTGGACGTTCCGTAATGACAAATCCAGAGGACGGAACATATTCATTAACGCATGCTGCTGGTGAGTTTACTGTACAAGCATCAACCTATGGGTTTGAATCGGAACAGCAAACTGTAACAATAGAAAAAGATGGAACCACAGAAGCGAACTTTACATTGGATGAAATTCCAGAAGCTACTGTTAGTGGTACGATAACTGACGAAAAAACTGGAGAACCAATTGAAGGAGCGACCTTGTTCCTTACTGAGGATGCGAATATAGCACCTGTCGAATCAGATGAAAATGGTAACTATTCGCTTACTGCATATGAAGGTACCTACACATTAAAAGTAATAGCAAGTGACTACAACAGTAAGGAAGTTGAAGTGACGATTGAGGAAGATCAGGAATTAAATATTGAACTTGAGCCACTTTACACTTATCCTGGCGGCGAAATAGGCTATGACGACGGAACCGCTGAAAACGCTCGCGCATTTTATGATGCCGGCAATGGCTGGGCAGTAAAAATGTCGTTACCAGAGGGTAAGGAATCTGCGCTCGTAACGGATGGTGTATTTAAGTTCTGGAATGAGGAATTCCCTAATCCAGGTGGAACAGAATTTGCAGTGGAGGTTTGGGATGCATCAGGTACTGATGGACTTCCCGGGAAGAAAATAGCTGGTCCAATAAACGCTGAGGCTATCCGCGATGAAACAGCGTGGACTGTTATTGATTTGTCTGAGCATAATATTATGGTAGATGGAGACTTCTACATGGTGTATATCCAAACGGATCCAAATCCGGTGACACCTGCATTGGCAACAGATGAAAGCAGCCCTAACGCAGAACGCAGCTATCAATTAGTTGGTGGGGCATGGTCACAATCGCCTGCAAATGAAGGTAATTATATGATCCGTGCACGTGTCAGCTATGAGGTGGATGCCCCCGTCATCACGTCACCTGGAGAAGATACAATAACAAATGAACCAAACATTACAGTTGAGGGTACAGCTTCTCCAACGACTACTGTTCAACTTGTAAATAATGAAGAAGAAATAGGCACTGCAGAAGTGGGTGACGATGGTAAGTTCGCTATTTCAACGGAGTTAACGGAAGGTGAAAATGTCTTGAAAGCAGTATCACTGCTTGATGGAGCACAGACCGGTGAATCTGCACCAGTTGCTGTAACGTTAGACACCGAGGCACCTGCGATTACGATCGATAGCCCGCAAGATGGAGATAAAACAAATCGGGAAACTGTTACAGTCGAAGGTACCGTTTCCGATGCTAATCTTGATTTTGTAGAGGTTAATGGTCGCAAAGCTGAGGTTTCCGATGGAAGTTATTCAAAACGAATTCTGCTTGATAATGGGGAGAATGAGATAGAAGTTGTCGCCCAGGATTCAGCAGGAAATATGGGTAGTGAAAGTGTAACAATAGACGTCAAATACAATGCACCTGTACTGGAAAATGTTACACCAACAGAAGATAAAAATTTACAGACAGGCCAAAGTGTGAAAATTGAATTTGATAGTGAACCTGGACTAAAAGGTACATTCTTTGTCCATATGCCACTAACGAATATGAGCGTTCAAATTGCCAACGCAACAGAGCTGCCGATGATGGAAATGTCTGATGGACATTATGTTGGATATTGGACAGTTCCAAGCGGTGTCAAAGCAGATGGAGCTGTAATCGAAGTAAAAGCTGTCGACAGCTTTAAGAACGAAACACGCGAATTGGCTGAAGGCAAGCTCTTTATCAATTTAGACGAAGAATAA